One genomic window of Vicinamibacterales bacterium includes the following:
- a CDS encoding isocitrate/isopropylmalate family dehydrogenase: MTHAITLVPGDGIGPEVTRAVVQVLEAAGLQATWETFDAGAGALAAHGTTLPEPLLASIRKTKTALKGPITTPIGEGFTSVNVGLRKALELYANLRPVWNLPNVASRYSGVDLVIVRENTEDLYAGLEHVVVPGVVESLKIISEAASTRIARFAFAHAVRHKRRRVTSVHKANIMKLGDGLFIDCARKVAKEFPDIQYDERIVDAACMQLVMAPEKFDVLLLPNLYGDIVSDLCAGLVGGLGVVPAANLGADGVGVFEAVHGSAPDIAGQNVANPLALLLSGVLMLHHLQEDAVAERVSTAVTTVLAGAVRTRDIGGTATTTEFADAICRAMETARP; this comes from the coding sequence ATGACACACGCCATCACGCTCGTTCCAGGAGACGGGATCGGGCCCGAAGTCACCCGCGCCGTCGTCCAGGTGCTGGAGGCCGCCGGCCTGCAGGCCACGTGGGAGACCTTCGACGCCGGGGCCGGCGCGCTCGCCGCGCACGGCACGACGCTGCCGGAGCCTCTCCTCGCCTCGATCCGCAAGACGAAGACCGCCCTCAAGGGCCCCATCACGACGCCGATCGGCGAGGGCTTCACCAGCGTCAACGTCGGGCTCCGGAAGGCGCTCGAGCTGTACGCCAACCTCCGCCCGGTGTGGAACCTGCCGAACGTGGCGTCGCGCTACAGCGGCGTGGACCTCGTGATCGTGCGCGAGAACACCGAGGATCTCTACGCCGGCCTCGAGCACGTCGTCGTGCCCGGCGTGGTCGAGAGCCTGAAGATCATCAGCGAGGCGGCCTCGACCCGGATCGCCCGCTTCGCCTTCGCCCATGCCGTCCGCCACAAGCGCCGGCGCGTCACCTCGGTGCACAAGGCGAACATCATGAAGCTCGGCGACGGGCTCTTCATCGACTGCGCGCGCAAGGTGGCGAAGGAATTCCCGGACATCCAGTACGACGAGCGCATCGTGGACGCCGCCTGCATGCAGCTCGTGATGGCGCCGGAGAAGTTCGACGTGCTGCTGCTGCCGAACCTGTACGGCGACATCGTGTCGGACCTGTGCGCGGGGCTGGTCGGCGGCCTGGGCGTGGTGCCGGCGGCCAACCTCGGCGCCGACGGCGTGGGCGTCTTCGAGGCCGTGCACGGCAGCGCGCCGGACATCGCCGGCCAGAACGTGGCCAACCCGCTCGCGCTCCTGCTGTCCGGCGTGCTGATGCTGCACCACCTGCAGGAGGACGCCGTCGCCGAGCGCGTGAGCACGGCGGTGACGACGGTGCTCGCCGGCGCGGTGCGCACGCGCGACATCGGCGGCACGGCGACGACCACGGAGTTCGCCGACGCCATCTGCCGCGCGATGGAGACCGCGCGCCCATGA